The stretch of DNA CATACAATTGTACGGCAGGGACTTAAGCAGCTGCTGGCAAAATACGCAGAAATGAAAGTGTTGGCAGAGTTTGGAGTACCTGATCAGATTATGGACAATCTGGCAAAAGGAGAACGCCCTGATATTGTGTTGTGTGACATAAACTTGCCAGGGATGGATGGGCTGGCCTTGACCGAAAAAATTAAACAAAAGTACCCTGATCAGAAGATAATTATATTGACCATGCACCAAAAAGAGTTTTATGTATTAAAAGCATTTGATGCAGGAGCAGATGGTTACTTTCATAAAGACACTGAAGAAAGTGAGCTCATTATGGGGATCAAAAAGATATACAATGGTCAAAAGTATTTTTGCCAGTCTGTATCACAAATCCTCATCAACCGTTTACTTGACACTAAAAACTCGTCGGGTAAAACCTTGTTACCTACGCTTACTTTCCGGGAGAAAGAAGTGCTGGAACAGGTCGTGGCAGGTTTGGGCAATCGTGAAATAGGCGATAAATTATGTATAAGTACCCGTACTGTGGAAAATCACCGAGCAAATATATTGAGAAAGTTTGGTTTGAAAAACACTGTGGAGTTGGTAAAGTTTGCCATAGAAAACTCTTTAGTTTAAACTAAAGGGCAAAAAATATACCCCAATAAAATCGAGGTATATTTTAGGAAAGTAAGTGCAAGTACAAATACAACAAAATATCTTTGTGCTAAATTTTATCTCTTTAGGAATTGAATAATATAAATATTTTATTGAATCATTCAATTATAACAAATATAATAACTTCAATAAAATATCTCAATGCGTAAAGTATTGGGTTTGAATGTAAGGGTAACTACTTAGTGAAGTAAGGGTAACTACTTTTGTTGCTGTGATTTTAAGTAGTAATGCTTTCTAGCTTTTCTTCTAGTTTTTTGCAGTAGTCAATGGCATCTTCAAGCATTACTCGTTGAGCATCGTTCATTTCTTGGTGATATTCCAACTTGGTTTGTAATTCTTGGGCATGCAATTCTAGTTCCTGAGTGATTTTCTGAATTTCAGATTCATACTGCTTTTTGAGTGCAATTAACTCCGCCTGAGTCCATATTTTAGAGCGGCGGAGTTGATTTTCATAATACGTTTTGATTCGCTTTACTTTACTTTCTTGTTGCAAACAAGTCATTTTTTGTTTTTTTATCATAGTGTCTTTTATTGGTTCAAACAAGATAGTTTAATGATCGATCGCTTCGTCAAGCGTTGAGGCATATTGAATATCCATTTGTTTGTATTTACCATCTGGAAAGCTGCTTTCTATCTTTTGACGGCCAATTTTTACACTTTGCATAAAAATATCATCAACAGGCAAAATTTTGCGATGAGTAGTGAGTCCTTGATAATACATGTCCTCTTTCCAGCTTACAAAGTACCACTCCATAGATGGTTGATGGAATACCTTCAGGTTACGTTTATCAAAGATTAACTTGGTAATCTTTTCTTTGGTTACCAG from Microscilla marina ATCC 23134 encodes:
- a CDS encoding response regulator gives rise to the protein MITFYIVEDHTIVRQGLKQLLAKYAEMKVLAEFGVPDQIMDNLAKGERPDIVLCDINLPGMDGLALTEKIKQKYPDQKIIILTMHQKEFYVLKAFDAGADGYFHKDTEESELIMGIKKIYNGQKYFCQSVSQILINRLLDTKNSSGKTLLPTLTFREKEVLEQVVAGLGNREIGDKLCISTRTVENHRANILRKFGLKNTVELVKFAIENSLV